In one Dermatophilaceae bacterium Sec6.4 genomic region, the following are encoded:
- a CDS encoding SRPBCC family protein, translating into MPAAERTFTVTPPPETVLNYLKDFSNAQEWDPGTEKCLQNGTGPVEVGTTWHNESKLAGNTTELTYTLTELTSDRIVFVGKNDTVTMTDTIDVTPAGTGSQVRYHADMDLQGAAKLAAPVAKLGLEKLGNDTEKMLTDALNALAS; encoded by the coding sequence ATGCCCGCCGCAGAACGTACGTTCACCGTGACACCGCCGCCCGAGACAGTGCTGAACTACCTCAAGGACTTCAGCAACGCGCAGGAGTGGGATCCGGGCACCGAAAAATGCCTTCAGAACGGTACCGGCCCGGTCGAGGTCGGCACGACCTGGCACAACGAGTCGAAGCTCGCGGGGAACACCACCGAGTTGACCTACACCCTCACCGAACTCACCTCGGACCGCATCGTGTTCGTCGGTAAGAACGACACGGTCACGATGACCGACACCATCGACGTCACCCCGGCCGGCACCGGCAGCCAGGTGCGTTACCACGCGGACATGGACCTGCAGGGTGCAGCGAAACTGGCCGCACCCGTCGCGAAGCTGGGCCTGGAGAAGCTGGGCAATGACACCGAGAAGATGCTCACCGACGCCCTGAACGCCCTGGCCAGTTGA
- a CDS encoding DNA starvation/stationary phase protection protein → MAVHYTVPGMSVQDSETLVLSLQKRLSAYNDLHLTLKHVHWNVVGPHFIAVHEMIDPQVELVRGYADEVAERIATMGGSPAGTPGAIERDRTWSDYSIGRDTVLAHLGALDKVYDGVVEDNRKAITDAGEVDPITEDMLIGQTAQLEKFQWFVRAHLEDLGGRLSDADATSEKEAADTARTDG, encoded by the coding sequence ATGGCCGTGCATTACACAGTCCCCGGAATGTCAGTTCAGGACAGCGAGACCCTGGTGCTGTCGCTGCAGAAGCGCCTCAGTGCCTACAACGACCTGCACCTGACCCTCAAGCACGTGCACTGGAACGTCGTCGGACCGCACTTCATCGCCGTCCACGAGATGATCGACCCGCAGGTGGAACTGGTCCGCGGATACGCCGACGAGGTCGCCGAGCGGATAGCGACCATGGGCGGCTCACCCGCGGGCACCCCCGGCGCCATCGAGAGGGATCGCACCTGGAGTGACTACTCCATTGGTCGCGACACCGTGCTCGCGCACCTCGGCGCGCTCGACAAGGTGTACGACGGTGTGGTCGAAGACAACCGCAAGGCCATCACCGACGCCGGCGAGGTCGACCCGATCACCGAGGACATGCTCATCGGTCAGACCGCGCAGCTGGAGAAGTTCCAGTGGTTCGTTCGTGCGCACCTGGAAGACCTCGGCGGTCGGCTCTCCGATGCTGACGCGACCTCGGAGAAGGAAGCGGCCGACACCGCCCGTACTGACGGCTGA
- a CDS encoding 2'-5' RNA ligase family protein, producing MAYQSLDLTLSPDGDDAIRAGWEAVTALGVPSEGGRTSDSHRPHLTLLAAPTMGPELLDLAVRRIRPLLPLRIALGAGVVFGHGPFVAAHLAVIPPSLGLIAQELRQHQLPRQTGAQSDGSGQPARDWIAHLTLSKKVPIDQLGEVMQAVRQHRPNFVQIDHLRHWDPACRVVTTLV from the coding sequence ATGGCCTACCAATCGTTGGACCTGACACTCAGCCCCGACGGCGATGACGCCATCCGGGCCGGCTGGGAGGCGGTCACCGCACTGGGAGTGCCGTCCGAAGGCGGGCGCACGAGCGACAGCCACCGCCCGCACCTCACCCTGCTCGCCGCGCCGACGATGGGTCCTGAACTGCTGGATCTGGCTGTCCGCCGGATACGCCCCCTCCTGCCGCTGCGCATCGCGCTCGGTGCGGGCGTGGTGTTCGGCCACGGGCCGTTCGTTGCCGCGCACCTCGCGGTCATACCGCCATCGCTCGGGCTGATCGCGCAGGAGCTACGACAGCACCAATTGCCCCGGCAGACCGGTGCGCAATCCGACGGTTCCGGGCAGCCGGCGCGCGACTGGATAGCCCACCTGACCCTGTCCAAGAAGGTGCCGATCGACCAACTGGGCGAGGTGATGCAGGCCGTGCGCCAGCATCGCCCAAATTTCGTGCAGATCGATCATCTGCGACATTGGGATCCAGCCTGTCGGGTTGTCACAACTCTTGTGTGA
- a CDS encoding NAD(P)H-binding protein yields MTDSARVLVTGASGYVGGRLIPELLRRGHHVAGAFTDAAKAQRYWWSDQIDVVEFDVSDEQSVTDGLQGVHTAYYLIHGLGGEDFMEKDAQGARNFARSAQQTGVRRIVYLSGIVPPVEQDELSHHIASRLQVEQILTESGIPTYSLRAAILLGSGSTSFEIVRQLSERLPVHTVPTWMQSQVQPIAVVDAVQALAGCMEHTGESRSYDIGGPDTMAYAELLKLFTATAGLTRPEIDVPLLPTGLVGALAGSIADVPKSTVESLVESLHEDMVCNETDFRTDLMPKGYELIGVEEAFERALQVPDEGTDPATLDPIGPWPQDPNWAGGAIERDDDGDTHNTGIVRSLVDRFRN; encoded by the coding sequence GTGACTGACTCTGCACGTGTCCTCGTTACCGGCGCCAGCGGATATGTCGGCGGTCGGCTCATCCCCGAACTGCTGCGGCGCGGCCATCACGTCGCAGGGGCGTTCACCGACGCCGCTAAGGCGCAGCGCTACTGGTGGTCCGATCAGATCGACGTCGTCGAGTTCGACGTATCGGATGAGCAGAGCGTCACGGACGGACTGCAGGGCGTGCACACCGCCTACTACCTGATCCACGGTCTCGGTGGCGAGGACTTCATGGAGAAGGACGCTCAGGGCGCGCGTAACTTTGCGCGCAGCGCCCAGCAGACCGGGGTGCGCCGGATCGTCTACCTGTCCGGAATCGTCCCGCCGGTCGAGCAGGACGAACTGTCGCACCACATCGCCTCCCGGCTGCAGGTCGAGCAGATCCTGACCGAGTCAGGCATCCCGACCTACTCTCTGCGTGCCGCCATCCTGCTCGGCAGCGGCTCCACCTCTTTCGAGATCGTCCGACAACTGTCCGAGCGACTACCCGTGCACACCGTGCCCACCTGGATGCAGTCGCAGGTGCAGCCGATTGCCGTGGTCGACGCCGTGCAGGCACTTGCCGGCTGCATGGAGCACACGGGTGAGTCCCGCTCCTACGACATCGGCGGCCCGGACACGATGGCCTACGCCGAACTCCTGAAACTGTTCACTGCGACTGCAGGCCTGACCAGACCCGAGATCGACGTGCCGCTGCTGCCGACGGGTCTCGTGGGCGCGCTCGCGGGCTCGATCGCCGACGTTCCGAAGTCCACCGTCGAATCGTTGGTCGAGAGCCTGCACGAGGACATGGTCTGCAACGAAACGGACTTCCGCACCGATCTGATGCCGAAGGGCTATGAGCTGATCGGTGTCGAAGAGGCCTTCGAGCGCGCGTTGCAGGTACCCGACGAGGGCACCGACCCCGCCACCCTCGATCCGATCGGGCCCTGGCCACAGGATCCGAACTGGGCCGGCGGCGCCATCGAACGCGATGACGACGGTGACACACACAACACCGGAATCGTGCGCTCTTTGGTGGACCGCTTCCGCAACTGA
- a CDS encoding glycosyltransferase family 4 protein, with translation MSHLQQVPTSLGRREHRKRSRGHRDHQRIAMIAPSRHCISPPFAGGLESLVWDLRTRLEADGHDVTLIAREGSDGVDPQWEIGGGRWAPSDLASRDQSMPAAEFMAEHHDYLQVMHRLAQIGHHHFDVIHNHSLHYLPVSLASTCEVPMLTTLHTPPTPWLESAISASRGPVGSFTAVSGFTARSWTALPQPATVIHNGVDLDWWRPGPGGDHLWWSGRITPEKAPHLAIDAARHAGYDLDFAGPISDPAYFRAEVRPRLGPGVRYLGHLAGAAQVEQVRTARAVLVTPTWDEPFGLVVIEALACGTPVVAFGRGGIPDILSSPEVGTLVPSGDTLAMGHAAVAAAGISRARVRQFAEQHFSLDRMTAAYVDLYATLTEPGLDRAVGP, from the coding sequence GTGTCTCATCTGCAGCAGGTCCCCACGTCGCTCGGGAGACGTGAGCACCGAAAACGGTCCCGAGGGCACCGCGACCATCAGCGGATCGCGATGATCGCTCCGTCACGCCACTGCATCAGCCCCCCATTCGCCGGCGGACTGGAATCACTGGTGTGGGACCTGCGCACCCGCCTGGAAGCTGACGGCCACGACGTCACTCTGATTGCACGCGAGGGATCGGACGGTGTCGATCCACAGTGGGAAATCGGCGGGGGTCGTTGGGCGCCCAGCGATCTGGCATCGCGCGACCAGTCGATGCCGGCTGCGGAGTTCATGGCCGAGCACCACGACTACCTGCAGGTCATGCACCGACTCGCGCAGATCGGCCACCACCATTTCGACGTCATCCACAACCATTCGTTGCACTATCTGCCGGTATCGCTCGCCAGCACCTGCGAGGTGCCGATGCTCACCACCCTGCACACCCCTCCGACGCCGTGGCTGGAGTCGGCCATCAGCGCTTCCCGGGGACCGGTCGGGTCGTTCACGGCCGTCAGCGGTTTCACTGCCCGGTCATGGACGGCACTACCGCAGCCTGCGACCGTCATCCACAACGGCGTCGACCTGGACTGGTGGCGACCGGGACCTGGGGGCGACCACCTGTGGTGGTCCGGTCGCATCACCCCCGAGAAGGCGCCCCACCTGGCGATCGATGCCGCGCGACATGCGGGGTACGACCTCGACTTCGCAGGACCGATCAGCGACCCGGCCTATTTTCGCGCCGAGGTGCGACCACGACTGGGACCGGGGGTGCGCTACCTCGGTCATCTGGCGGGCGCAGCCCAGGTGGAGCAGGTGCGCACGGCGCGGGCCGTGCTCGTGACCCCTACCTGGGACGAACCGTTCGGGTTGGTCGTCATCGAAGCGCTTGCGTGCGGGACCCCGGTGGTCGCCTTCGGTAGGGGCGGCATCCCCGACATCCTGTCCTCACCCGAGGTGGGGACACTGGTGCCGTCCGGGGACACTCTCGCGATGGGTCACGCTGCGGTTGCCGCTGCCGGTATCTCGCGTGCGCGGGTGCGGCAGTTCGCCGAGCAGCATTTCTCGCTCGACCGAATGACGGCCGCATATGTCGACCTTTACGCAACGCTGACCGAGCCCGGGTTGGATCGGGCCGTTGGCCCCTGA
- a CDS encoding catalase, with product MTNSEANDLANQQGPETVTPTGAATGLDGSVMGQQGEFLTTAHGARLRDTDHSLRAGTRGPTLLQDHHLREKISHFDHERIPERVVHARGAAAHGSFVANGAAGSICRAEFLKKDVETPVFVRFSTVLGSRGSADLARDTRGFATRFYTQQGNYDLVGNNMPVFFIQDGIKFPDIVHAAKPHPDREIPQAQSAHDTFWDFVSLHTEAQAHTMWNMSDRGVPRSLRTMEGFGVHTFRLMDDEGATHLVKFHWKPRQGVHSVTWEEALITNGVDPDFHRRDLSDAIEAGAHPQWDLGVQVMPDDNDSMFEGIDLLDPTKFVPEELAPVQLLGTMTLNANPVNYFAETEQVAFNPSNLVDGIDVTNDPLLQARLFSYLDTQITRLGGPNWNQIPINRTHAPVNDNLRDGFHQGAVHTGIAPYRRNSLGGGCPVMAGDGDGAYVDIPVTVDQSRKVREHPATFDDHFSQAGLFYRSMSPVEQDHIIAAYTFELSKCLQQQVRARQLQALANIDSGLCEKVAQGLGESAPKADVDVAQAEPSAALTQVGGSWPVAGRQVGIVIGADPDVKQVKALQALLDGQGVVAMIVAPHGGKVAGFAVQEVYAAAASVQFDALVVVSATPPGPDAKVHADAKAGAADSDSTDPRVVKLLQEAWRHSKAVGGIGADQALAAAGVPADGLGVSVGDAAQVGQDVLTLLAGHRSWDRFETGV from the coding sequence ATGACAAATTCTGAGGCCAATGACTTGGCGAACCAGCAAGGACCGGAAACGGTCACACCGACCGGCGCCGCGACGGGTCTCGACGGCTCGGTCATGGGCCAACAGGGGGAGTTCCTCACCACCGCACACGGCGCACGGCTGCGCGATACCGACCATTCGCTGCGGGCGGGCACGCGCGGTCCGACACTGCTGCAGGACCACCACCTGCGGGAGAAGATCAGCCACTTCGACCACGAGCGCATCCCCGAGCGGGTGGTGCACGCCAGAGGCGCAGCCGCACACGGCAGCTTCGTCGCCAACGGTGCCGCAGGGTCGATCTGCCGCGCGGAGTTCTTGAAGAAGGATGTCGAAACCCCTGTCTTCGTGAGGTTCTCGACCGTTTTGGGGTCGCGCGGCTCGGCCGACCTGGCACGCGATACCCGCGGCTTCGCCACCAGGTTCTACACGCAGCAGGGCAACTACGACCTGGTCGGCAACAACATGCCGGTCTTCTTCATCCAGGACGGCATCAAGTTCCCCGACATCGTGCACGCAGCCAAGCCGCATCCTGACCGGGAGATCCCGCAGGCGCAGAGCGCGCACGACACCTTCTGGGATTTCGTCTCGCTGCACACCGAGGCCCAGGCCCACACCATGTGGAACATGAGTGACCGCGGAGTGCCTCGTTCGCTGCGGACAATGGAAGGTTTCGGGGTTCACACCTTCCGCTTGATGGATGACGAGGGCGCCACCCACCTGGTCAAGTTCCACTGGAAGCCGCGCCAGGGTGTGCACTCGGTGACATGGGAGGAGGCCCTCATCACCAACGGTGTCGACCCGGACTTCCACCGGCGCGACCTTTCCGACGCGATCGAGGCCGGTGCGCACCCGCAGTGGGATCTGGGCGTGCAGGTGATGCCCGATGACAACGACTCGATGTTTGAGGGCATCGACTTGCTGGACCCGACCAAGTTCGTACCGGAGGAGTTGGCGCCGGTCCAGTTGCTCGGCACCATGACGTTGAATGCGAACCCGGTCAATTATTTCGCTGAGACCGAACAGGTGGCCTTCAACCCCTCCAACCTGGTCGACGGGATCGACGTCACCAACGACCCGCTGCTGCAGGCCCGGTTGTTCTCCTACCTGGACACCCAGATAACCCGCCTCGGTGGGCCGAACTGGAACCAGATCCCGATCAACCGCACCCATGCGCCGGTCAACGACAACCTGCGCGACGGCTTCCACCAGGGCGCCGTACACACCGGGATTGCGCCGTACCGCAGGAATTCGCTCGGAGGTGGCTGCCCGGTGATGGCGGGCGACGGTGACGGGGCGTACGTCGACATACCGGTAACCGTCGACCAGTCTCGCAAAGTACGCGAGCACCCGGCCACCTTCGACGACCACTTCTCCCAGGCCGGCCTCTTCTACCGTTCGATGAGCCCGGTCGAGCAGGACCACATCATCGCTGCCTACACGTTCGAGTTGTCCAAGTGCCTGCAGCAGCAGGTCCGCGCCCGTCAGCTGCAGGCGCTCGCGAACATCGACTCCGGTCTGTGCGAAAAGGTGGCGCAGGGCCTGGGCGAGTCCGCGCCGAAGGCGGATGTCGATGTCGCACAGGCCGAGCCGAGTGCGGCCCTGACACAGGTGGGCGGTTCGTGGCCGGTCGCCGGGCGTCAGGTCGGCATCGTCATCGGCGCAGACCCCGACGTGAAGCAGGTGAAGGCCTTGCAGGCATTGCTGGACGGGCAGGGCGTCGTGGCAATGATCGTTGCTCCACACGGCGGGAAGGTCGCGGGTTTCGCAGTGCAGGAGGTCTACGCGGCAGCCGCATCGGTCCAGTTCGACGCGCTTGTCGTCGTGAGTGCGACACCTCCCGGGCCGGACGCGAAGGTGCATGCTGACGCGAAGGCCGGTGCCGCCGACAGCGACAGCACCGACCCGAGGGTCGTCAAGCTGCTGCAGGAGGCCTGGCGGCACAGCAAGGCGGTCGGCGGTATCGGTGCCGATCAGGCGCTCGCGGCTGCCGGTGTGCCCGCCGACGGGCTCGGAGTGAGCGTCGGCGACGCTGCCCAGGTCGGGCAGGACGTCCTCACCCTGCTGGCCGGGCACCGCAGTTGGGACCGGTTCGAGACCGGGGTCTGA
- a CDS encoding galactosyltransferase-related protein — MTAPITTAPITTALITIAHGRHAHLTEQVRHVDRGSSRPDHHVVVAMGDESIRPLLADHPGVDVIDLAADPAALPLAAARNLGAQIALEHGADTLIFLDVDCLPGIDLVQRYAQVTGAVANEPQLWCGPVHYLPPLTTGRPGYDDGDLLASHPHPARPAPARGELIREPRLELFWSLSFAISALHWRQLGGFCENYVGYGAEDTDFARTADAAGGVMTWVGGATAYHQYHPTSSPPVQHLTDIVRNANLFHRRWGEYPMLGWLAEFQARGLAGRDPHTGNWEVTPNASPH; from the coding sequence GTGACTGCACCGATCACCACTGCACCGATCACCACTGCCCTGATCACTATTGCGCACGGTCGGCATGCTCATCTGACCGAGCAGGTGCGCCACGTTGACCGCGGCAGCAGCCGGCCGGATCACCACGTGGTCGTGGCCATGGGAGATGAGTCGATCCGTCCTCTGCTGGCCGATCACCCAGGTGTTGACGTGATCGATCTGGCGGCCGACCCAGCAGCCCTCCCACTCGCGGCAGCACGCAACCTGGGCGCTCAGATTGCACTCGAACACGGAGCGGACACGTTGATCTTTTTGGACGTGGACTGCCTGCCTGGTATCGACCTCGTACAGCGATACGCGCAGGTCACCGGTGCTGTGGCGAACGAGCCGCAGTTGTGGTGCGGGCCGGTGCACTACCTACCGCCGCTGACGACGGGTCGCCCTGGATACGACGACGGCGACCTGCTCGCCTCCCATCCGCACCCGGCCCGCCCCGCTCCGGCCCGGGGCGAGCTCATTCGCGAGCCGAGGCTGGAGTTGTTCTGGTCGCTGTCCTTCGCGATCAGTGCATTGCACTGGCGACAGCTCGGCGGATTCTGCGAGAACTACGTCGGGTACGGGGCAGAGGACACCGACTTCGCGCGCACTGCCGACGCGGCTGGGGGTGTGATGACCTGGGTCGGCGGTGCCACGGCTTACCACCAGTACCACCCGACCAGCTCCCCGCCGGTGCAGCACCTCACCGATATCGTGCGCAACGCCAATCTCTTCCACCGCCGGTGGGGCGAATACCCGATGCTGGGATGGCTGGCGGAATTCCAGGCCCGCGGCCTGGCCGGCCGCGACCCGCACACCGGCAACTGGGAAGTCACACCCAACGCGTCACCGCACTAG
- a CDS encoding glycosyltransferase translates to MIGYYVHHQGAGHLQRLQTVAAHLQTPVTGLSSLAAPNDWPGHWVGLDHDDRPAPLPNADIDAHGRLHWAPLNHEGYRARMVAIAAWLGTARPHLMVVDVSVEVAVLARTLGVPVAVVAMRGDRRDAGHELAYDLATRLLAPWPADLAEPGWPDRWTAKTFHSGAFSRFDEIAARPAPTPTGVLPRSVTCLLGSGGSGLSVRDAEAIAEATPTWTWTFCGADFGPSREPLPDLLARSQVVVTHAGQNAVAEVAALRRPAVVVAQDRPHGEQRATAQALDRGGIAVTCNGWPPVTEWPSLLDQALERGGSRWGSWNDRAAAPRFAAELDRLARQ, encoded by the coding sequence ATGATCGGGTACTACGTGCACCACCAGGGGGCCGGCCACCTGCAACGGCTGCAGACCGTCGCCGCGCATCTTCAGACACCCGTTACCGGCCTCAGTTCGCTTGCGGCACCGAACGACTGGCCGGGTCACTGGGTCGGGCTGGATCACGATGACCGTCCCGCACCATTGCCGAACGCCGATATCGACGCGCACGGCCGACTGCACTGGGCTCCGCTGAACCACGAGGGGTACCGTGCCCGGATGGTTGCCATTGCAGCGTGGCTCGGCACGGCCCGGCCGCACCTGATGGTGGTGGATGTGTCCGTCGAGGTCGCCGTCCTCGCGCGGACCCTTGGTGTACCGGTAGCCGTCGTCGCGATGCGTGGTGACCGCCGGGACGCTGGGCACGAACTGGCCTACGACCTCGCCACGAGGCTGCTGGCACCCTGGCCGGCGGACCTGGCCGAACCCGGGTGGCCGGATCGGTGGACCGCGAAAACCTTTCACAGCGGTGCGTTCTCACGCTTCGACGAGATCGCTGCGCGGCCCGCGCCGACCCCCACCGGCGTCCTACCCCGGTCGGTCACCTGCCTGCTCGGCTCCGGCGGCAGCGGGTTGTCCGTGCGCGACGCCGAGGCCATCGCAGAGGCCACCCCGACATGGACCTGGACCTTCTGCGGTGCCGATTTCGGCCCATCGCGCGAACCGTTGCCAGACCTGCTGGCCCGGTCGCAGGTCGTGGTCACGCACGCCGGTCAGAACGCCGTGGCCGAGGTTGCCGCCTTGCGCCGACCGGCCGTGGTCGTCGCCCAGGATCGCCCGCACGGTGAGCAACGCGCCACCGCGCAGGCCCTGGACCGCGGCGGTATCGCGGTGACCTGCAATGGGTGGCCGCCCGTGACGGAGTGGCCCTCGTTGCTGGATCAGGCGCTCGAACGCGGCGGTTCGCGGTGGGGATCATGGAACGATCGGGCCGCAGCGCCCCGTTTCGCCGCCGAGCTGGACCGGCTGGCGCGGCAGTGA
- a CDS encoding glycosyltransferase: protein MSAIGVVVPYFEDERRLSWVLLALATQTCVMADLHVVVADDGSAHAPALPELPYRIDLVRQEDLGFRAAAARNLGAAHVDGDLVVFLDGDTIPSPDYLTAMATAYEQVGPGFLGVGRRLHADFEGCSAAQVSTWVREGPPAARVLPAPWWLADGYRRTDDLREAGDEDFRLVISAVLALDRELLARSGGFDESMTGYGGEDWELAWRCRLLGARMRYVPAALAWHDGPEAVARTGDRSASRAVKDAESLALAERITLPSVRGRGLIWELPDIVVRVHGQHNDAQVFATALALLRRSDVGVWWVDHAAVPAALTADPRVHVGSPPSRVSGRGRYQVDVWAPLQLSCPLIDACAAGEIHVAGILQIRSTRQLALGLPAPAPTPAPGWVHELPDEGLEQMMGKAARDG, encoded by the coding sequence ATGAGCGCTATCGGGGTTGTCGTCCCTTACTTCGAGGACGAACGGCGGCTGTCGTGGGTGCTGCTTGCCCTTGCCACGCAGACCTGCGTAATGGCCGACCTGCACGTTGTCGTTGCGGATGACGGCTCGGCCCATGCCCCGGCGCTGCCCGAGCTGCCCTACCGCATCGACCTGGTGCGACAGGAGGACCTCGGCTTCCGCGCCGCCGCTGCACGAAATCTAGGTGCTGCGCACGTAGATGGTGATCTCGTCGTGTTTCTCGACGGCGACACGATTCCCTCGCCCGACTACCTGACGGCCATGGCGACTGCCTACGAGCAGGTCGGACCCGGCTTTCTCGGCGTCGGTAGGCGCCTGCACGCGGACTTCGAGGGATGCAGCGCCGCGCAGGTGTCGACGTGGGTGCGCGAGGGGCCGCCCGCTGCCCGCGTGCTGCCGGCGCCGTGGTGGCTCGCCGACGGTTACCGACGCACCGACGATCTGAGGGAGGCAGGCGATGAGGATTTCCGGCTGGTGATCTCTGCCGTGCTCGCCCTGGATCGCGAACTCTTGGCCCGCTCCGGCGGTTTCGACGAGAGTATGACCGGCTACGGCGGTGAGGACTGGGAGCTGGCCTGGCGGTGCCGGTTACTCGGAGCCCGGATGCGATATGTGCCGGCCGCGCTCGCCTGGCACGACGGGCCGGAGGCCGTGGCCCGGACCGGCGACCGCAGCGCGTCGCGCGCCGTCAAGGACGCCGAATCCCTCGCCCTCGCCGAGCGCATCACCCTCCCGAGTGTGCGCGGCCGGGGACTGATCTGGGAGCTGCCCGACATCGTCGTGCGGGTGCACGGGCAGCACAACGATGCGCAGGTGTTCGCGACGGCGCTCGCACTGCTGCGCCGCAGCGACGTCGGGGTATGGTGGGTCGATCACGCCGCGGTTCCGGCCGCGTTGACCGCCGACCCACGGGTGCATGTCGGGTCGCCGCCGAGCCGGGTGAGCGGGCGCGGGCGGTACCAGGTCGACGTGTGGGCGCCGCTGCAACTGTCCTGCCCGCTCATCGACGCCTGCGCCGCGGGTGAGATCCACGTGGCGGGGATACTGCAGATACGAAGCACCCGGCAGCTGGCCCTCGGCCTACCCGCACCCGCGCCGACTCCAGCCCCCGGTTGGGTGCACGAGCTGCCGGACGAAGGACTCGAGCAGATGATGGGAAAGGCGGCACGCGATGGATGA
- a CDS encoding WcbI family polysaccharide biosynthesis putative acetyltransferase, with product MDDTSTDDTAAQPVDQGRREHYGQFYGLHAAEQPDLPLLIVYGNCQAEATRILLDSAADQRWRTVRMPPVHELEAADLPYLRAVLADTTYLVAQPVVDEYRDLPLGTREIADLLPEKAVIARFPSLRWAALFPTQVIVRVPGVGDPPVVPHHDLRVLLAAANGVRPSFDPVHPDGVRAVRDDSAAQLRARQERHGTVDAATILERAGADTGWVINHPHNYVLREVAQAILAALGLRGVVVDPGRVLLGDLRAPVYPKTLQALGIEGTPRAQWSVRGEQVSEQDIAEEQLRWYAEHPEAVTLGLQRHAELVRVLRL from the coding sequence ATGGATGACACCTCGACGGACGACACCGCAGCGCAACCGGTCGATCAGGGCCGACGTGAGCACTACGGGCAGTTCTACGGCCTGCACGCCGCCGAGCAGCCCGATCTTCCGTTGCTGATCGTCTACGGAAATTGTCAGGCTGAAGCCACCCGCATCCTGCTCGACAGTGCCGCAGACCAGCGGTGGCGCACCGTTCGGATGCCCCCGGTGCATGAGCTCGAAGCCGCCGATCTGCCCTACCTTCGCGCGGTGCTTGCGGACACGACCTACCTGGTCGCGCAACCGGTCGTCGACGAGTATCGGGACCTGCCACTGGGCACCCGCGAGATCGCTGACCTGCTGCCTGAGAAAGCGGTGATCGCCCGATTTCCCTCGCTCCGATGGGCGGCACTCTTCCCGACCCAGGTCATCGTGCGGGTGCCGGGCGTGGGAGATCCACCGGTCGTGCCGCATCACGATCTGAGGGTGCTGCTGGCGGCAGCCAACGGTGTGCGTCCCTCGTTCGACCCTGTCCACCCCGACGGGGTGCGCGCGGTACGCGACGACTCGGCGGCCCAACTGCGCGCCCGACAGGAGCGGCACGGCACCGTCGACGCCGCGACCATCCTGGAAAGGGCCGGCGCCGACACCGGCTGGGTGATCAACCACCCGCACAACTACGTGCTGCGCGAAGTGGCGCAGGCGATCCTGGCGGCTCTCGGCCTCCGCGGCGTCGTCGTCGACCCCGGGCGGGTGCTGCTGGGTGACCTACGAGCTCCGGTGTATCCCAAGACTCTGCAAGCCCTGGGGATCGAGGGCACGCCCCGCGCGCAGTGGTCGGTGCGCGGTGAGCAGGTCAGCGAGCAGGACATCGCCGAAGAGCAGCTGCGCTGGTATGCCGAGCATCCCGAGGCGGTCACGCTGGGTCTGCAGCGGCACGCCGAACTGGTGCGAGTCCTTCGGCTCTGA